Within the Chloroflexaceae bacterium genome, the region GGCTGACATGTTTTGCGTGCACACGACTCGGTGAACTCGGGACTTGTGCGCCACAGAGCCACCGATCGAAGCGCGCGTCATGCTATCTGTTTCCCCTGTCACTCATTTATCTGTAGCTTTCCGCCTGAAGCGTGAACAATCGAGCGTACGTCCCGCCGCGCACGAGCAGCTCGCTATGCGTGCCGTGCTCGCTGATTTCCCCATCTTCCAGCACATAGATGTGGTCGGCCATGCGCACGGTGGAGAAGCGATGACTGATGAGCACAGCCATGCGATCTTCCGCCAGCGCGCGGAATTGCTCGAAGACGCGCAGCTCGTTCTCGGCGTCCAGTGCCGCCGTCGGCTCATCGAGCACGACCACCTCGCAGTCGCGCATGAAGGCGCGGGCCAGAGCAATCTTC harbors:
- a CDS encoding ATP-binding cassette domain-containing protein; this translates as IFQDFVRYHLPAFENVGFGQIEALADRPRIVAAAEKSGAHPIIAALPEGYETNLGRWFAKGRDLSGGEWQKIALARAFMRDCEVVVLDEPTAALDAENELRVFEQFRALAEDRMAVLISHRFSTVRMADHIYVLEDGEISEHGTHSELLVRGGTYARLFTLQAESYR